A window of the Arachis duranensis cultivar V14167 chromosome 5, aradu.V14167.gnm2.J7QH, whole genome shotgun sequence genome harbors these coding sequences:
- the LOC107487306 gene encoding E3 ubiquitin-protein ligase SDIR1 yields MNNLNNLISIVFNLIGLTKGPSNVSLCYLLSSDSAAASSSNELIMENNGEAVWCCVCLSRLKDEDEIRVLPCLHKFHKVCVNRWLKGRHKTCPLCRFSMGGGGEEKSHHRPEMFTEEMLIWFSSFHIAGM; encoded by the coding sequence ATGAATAATCTCAACAACTTGATTTCAATTGTGTTCAATTTAATTGGTCTAACAAAGGGACCAAGCAATGTCTCTTTATGTTATTTGCTATCATCTGACTCTGCAGCAGCATCTTCATCAAAtgaactcatcatggagaataATGGTGAGGCTGTTTGGTGCTGTGTATGCTTGTCGAGGTTAAAGGACGAAGACGAAATTCGAGTCCTTCCTTGCCTGCACAAGTTCCACAAGGTTTGTGTGAATAGATGGCTCAAAGGTCGCCACAAAACCTGCCCCCTCTGCCGGTTTTCGATGGGAGGTGGCGGCGAGGAGAAGTCGCACCACCGGCCCGAAATGTTCACTGAAGAGATGTTGATATGGTTTTCTTCTTTCCATATAGCTGGTATGTAG